The Nocardia sp. NBC_01503 sequence GCATGTGGACCGATCGCGATATTGTGCGGCACCGTCCACGGAGCCCGCCCGCGTGCGAAGCGCGGCGACAACCGCAGGCGCACCGCGGTGAGCAGTGTGGCGAGCACGATTCGCAATTCGTAATCGGCCAGCGCCGCGCCCACGCAGCGCCGATGCCCCCCGCCGAAGGGCGCGAATTCGAATGGGCTGTAGCGCCGTTCGAGAAACCGTTCGGGCCGGAACGACTGTGGCTCGGTCCACACTTCGGGGTCGGAGTGCAACAGCTGGACCGAGAGCCCCATGGTGTCCCCCGCCACCAAGGGCACCCCGCGCAGCTCGAAATCACCGGTGAGCCTGCGCAATACGATCGGCACCGGTGTATGCAGCCGCAGCGTCTCCTGGCAGACCGCGTCCAGATAGGGCAGTTCGGCAAGTTCGACCGGATCGAGATCGCCTCCGGCGGAGTCGAGTTCGGCGCGCAGCCGGGCCAATGCGCCCGGTTCCCTATGTAGCCGGTACAGCGCCCAGACCAGTACCGTCGCGGTGGTCTCATGCCCCGCGACCAGCAGCGTCCGCAGTTGTTCGCGCAGATCGACAGCGCTCATGGCGCTGCCGTCCGTATATCTGGTCTCCATCAGCAGCCCGAGCATGTCCGTTCCGGCGTGCCCGGGTGTTCGTCGCCGGTCGATCTCGGCATCGATGAGCGCGTCCAGTCGAGCGCGCGCCGCGGTGAATCGTTCCCAGCCCGATAGTCCGAACATATTGCGCCGCAAGGCCGGAACCAGAAACAGCGGCCCGCCGAAGGAGGTGAGGAATTCGGTGGTGGCCGCGGTGTACTCGGCCAGCCGGTGCGGTTCCTCGATACCGAATACCGCTGCCAGGATCACCCGTAGTGTCATGGCCCGCGCGGCCGCCCGCGCGTCGATCGTGGTTCCCGGCCGCCAGGGCAGCCCGATGCGGTCGCCGTTCAACTCGGCGCGCGTGGCATCGCGAATGATATTGCCGTAGGCGCTGATCCGATTCCGGTGGAATGCCGGCGCCAGCACCGCCCGCTCCTTCCTATGCCGCTCCCCGCGCGCCAGGATGAGCGAGGCCGGCCCGACCATGGGCTCGATGGGATTGGGCAGCGGAGGTTCCAGCAATCGCACCGGGGCCCGGAAGATTTCGCGGGCGCCGGCCGGGGTGCCGGTGAAGACCGCGGAGCCGAAATCGGGGAAGCGCATGAGGAAGGGGTCGCCGTCCCGTCCGCGCCGCCAGCCGAAGTAGCGCTCCAGATCGACTCCGGCGGCGAGCGCGTGCAGCAGCATCGGCCGCGGCTCGCGCAGCCGCGTTCGCGGAGTGGCCGATCCCGCGGCGGTACTCATACTGTTCTATACGTTTTCACTACCGGCTCCGGTTCGAGGCGGGTTGACGAGTGGCCTTTGAGTCGACGACTGTCGTATACGTCGTGTATGCATGGGCATTGAAGTCAAAGCTTGATGTTTCTAAATTTAGGACAGATTCGTGTTGCGTCAGCAGATCTCCGCCCGGATTGCCGCCCCGGCCGTCTCCGCCGCCGCCCTGCTGCTCGCGGGCTGCGGCTCCACCATCACCGGTACACCCGTCGCGGCCCCGCCCGGACTCGATTCGGCGGTCACCACCACGAGCGCCAAGCCCTCGGGGAAGCCGAGTCCGGGTCGGCCGACCACGACCACCACCCCCGCCGACAAGGGTGGCGATACCGACTTCCAGGCCAGCATCGGCGACTGCGTGAAGCTCGGCGGCACCACCGAGAACGCCACCATCCACAAGGCCACCTGCGGGAGCAAGGACTCCAACTACAAGGTGGTGGCCAAGGCGCCCACCAACTCCCAGTGCCCGACCGATGTGGATCAGGCCTACTACGAGACCATGGCGGGTATCGAGACCGGCGCCATCTGCCTCGATATCGACTGGGTGATCAACGACTGCCTGGATCTGGGGGTCAAGGGCAGCGGCAGCGATCCCAAGCGCATCGACTGCTCCACCCCGGGCGCGGCCAATGGGGTGAAGGTGCTGGCGATCATGAAGAACAGCACCAGCGTCGACGAATGCTCCGATGGTGACTCGGGTTTCGTCTATGACGAGCGCAAGATCGTCATCTGCGTCAATACGTTGTAGCCCGCGGTGACGCGGTAGCACCCGGTAATACAGAACGGGGCGGTGATCCATCGGATCACCGCCCCGTTCGATAGTTTCGGTACTCAGATCGGGTAGTACCCCGCACCGGCGCCGCCGTGCGCGTTCAGGTCCGCCATGATCGAGGACATATTGGTCCCGACCTCGGGCCCGAAGCAGGCCAGGGCCAGATACGCGTTGACCATGCCGACGAGGGTGGTGCCGACGACGACCGGCGCACCGGAATCGCCCTCCACCACGCACATCTGGCTCCAGGTCTCGACATTGCTGGCGAAGACGTCACCCCAGGAGAGTCCGCAGGTATTGCCGGTGGTGCGGCCTTCCTTGCAGACGATCATCGGGAAGTTCGGCGGCCCGCCGAGTCCGGTGATGGTGACATTGCCGATGTGGTTGACCGGAATGACACGGTCCCCGAAGAACTCGATGACCGCGTAGTCCAGGTCATGGTTCGAGTAGACGAATTTGCCGATCTGTCCTGCGCCCCGGTCCTTTTCGGCCCAGACCTTCGCACCCGGGTCACCGCAGTGTCCCGCGGTGAGGCCGACCAACCGCCCGGCGCTGTCGTGGCCGATCGTGGTGACGGTGCACTCGAACATGTCGTCGATGATGATGCCGGAGCCACCACCGATGACTGCCGGTGCGGGGTCGGCATTCGCTGCCCCGGCGCCGAGCAGCGCGGTACTCAGGGCTACAGCGAAGGCGCCGGCCACACCGGCGAGTTTCCTGAACATGTCCCTCCAGACGTCGGAAGCCGCTCGAGTCAAGCTGCGGAACTCATCCTGTCAGTATTCGCGCCCGGAGGCTGCTTGTACTGCCACATGTTGCCGAGCCGTGTCCTGCTCGTCTTCCGGCGCTATACCGAGTTGGATACGAGTTATGGATTTAATGCATAACTCGTCGCGATTTCCGATAAATTCTCTCCCATTAATTCTTACCTGTTAGAGCTTCACTTCTCTTGAAATCGCTCGGACCGAAGTCGGAAATTAGAACAAGTTCTAGATGTCTGCCTGGTTCTTTGGGTCGTAAACCGGCTGTGATCTGCCTGTTCACGTCGATTCAGAGAAAGTGATCTGCCTCTATGACCGGAACCACAACGACTGGTGTGTTTTTCCTAACTCCGTAGTAAGGTGCGTCAAGCAAACAGTCGCCGGAGGTTGGGTATCCCGGCGTCGAGAGGGGTAGTCAGTGCAGTTGACCAAGAGTCTGAGTGGGCCGGGGAGTCCCACGGAGTCACGGATGAATGCGGCCGTCGACCGGGCCAAGGGTTACTGGCAGGACCATCCCAAACGGTCGCTCGAGACCGGCGGCCGAATGATGGCCATGGGCGTGTCCGCGGTCGCCGAGTTGTTCATCGCCATCTTCCGCAAACGATTCCCCTTCGCCGAGTTCGTCCGGCAGTGCGCCTTCATGGCGAATGTGGCTGCCGCGCCGACACTTCTGGTCGCCATCCCCATCGGCGTCATCGTCTCCATCCAGGTCGGCTCGGTCGCCGGACAGGTCGGCGCGACCTCGTTCATCGGCGCGGCCAACGGCCTCGGCATCATTCAGCAGGGCGCGCCACTGGTCACCTCGCTCATGATCGCGGGTGCGGTCGGCTCCGCCATCACCGCCGATCTCGGCTCGCGCACCATCCGCGAGGAGATCGACGCCATGAAGGTGATGGGCGTGGACCCCATGCGCCGCCTGGTCGCCCCGCGACTCGGCGCGGCCATGCTGGTCTCGGTATTGCTCTGCGGTTTCGTGGTTTTCGTCGGCTTCCTGACCGGCTATGTCTTCAATATCTTCGCGCAGGGCGGTACCCCCGGTTCCTACGTCGGCACCTTCGCTTCGTTCGCCATCACCACTGATCTGTTTGTGGCGCTGCTGAAGTCACTCATCTTCGGCCTGCTCGCGGCGATCATCGCCTGCGATGCCGGGCTGAACACCCGCGGCGGTCCGGGCGGTGTGGCCAACTCGGTCAACACCGCGGTCGTCATGTCCGCGGTGATGCTCTTCGGTGTGAACCTGATTCTCACTCAGGTCTACAACTCCCTGTTCCCACCACAGATGGTCTGAGTCGTGTCAGCAACGTATGTTCCGCCGCTGCTGCGGCCGCTCCAACGGATCAAGGGTGTGGCCTCCTCACCGCGTGACTTCATCGCGCGCATCGGCCACCAGGTCTTCTTCTTCCTGCGCTCGATCAGCTCGATGCCTTTGGCGTTCAAGCAGTACCCCAAAGAGGTGTGGCGGCTGCTGTCCGATGTCACCTGGGGCAACGGCAATCTCATCGTCGGCGGCGGGACCATCGGCGTGGTGCTCATTCTGTCGGCGTTCGGCGGTATGACCGTCGCCATTCAGGGCTACACCTCGCTGAACCTGCTCGGGCTGAGCCCGTTGACGGGTGCGATCTCCGCCTTCGCCACCACACGTGAGCTCGGACCGATGCTCGCCACGCTCGCATTCGCCGCGCAGGCGGGCTGTCGATTCACCGCGCAACTCGGCGCCATGCGCATCTCCGAGGAGATCGACGCGCTGGAATCGGTTGCCATCCGGCCACTTCCCTATCTGGTGAGCACCCGGATGATCGCCGCCATGGTCGCCATCGTGCCGCTGTACTGCCTGGCACTGCCGTTCGCGTACATCTCCTGCTCGCTCACCGTGCAGTTGATCGGCGGTACCGCGTCCGGGACATTCCAGCACTACTTCTATCAGTTTCTGATACCGCACGATGTGCTGTACTCGCTGCTGAAGGCGATCATCTTCGTCGCGATCACCACGTTCATCCAGTGCTACTACGGGTTTTTCGCCTCCGGCGGCCCGGAGGGCGTGGGTGTCGCGGCGGGCCGGGCGATCAAGTACTGCATCATCGCGGTGGTCTTCGCGGACCTGTTCATCACCTTGGCCATCTGGGGCGTCAACCCCGGCATCCGGATCTCGGGATAGGGGGCGCACAGCATGATCATCGATCCGAGCGGGCGTGGCCCGACCATGCGCCAACTGCTCATCGCGGGTGTCGCCGGGCTCATCGTCTTCGCGCTCATCCTGGGCTTCCTGATGGCGCGGTACAAGGGCTTCTTCATCGAAAAGGTCAATGTCACCGCGAATCTCACCACCACCGGTGACGGCCTGCCCGATAACGCGGATGTGAAATTCCGCGGTGTGCTGGTCGGCGCGGTCAAGAATGTCTCGGTCGCCGCCAAGGGTGAACTGCAGCAGGTACACATCGAGATGAAGCCGGAGTACACCGACGGCATCCCCGCGAATGTGACCGCCCGCGTGGTGCCCTCGAACCTGTTCGCCGTCACCTCGGTGGAGCTGGTCTACAACGGGACCGACAGCCAGCACCTCAAAGAGGGCTCGCAGATCTCCGAGGACCGCTCCAAAGGCACCATCGCACTGCAGGACACGCTCACCACGGTTCGCAATATCCTCGGCAAGATCGATCCGATCCAGTTCGGCCGGGTGCTGGGCACGCTGTCCTACGCGCTCGACGGCTCCGGCCGGATGCCCGGATCCAGCATCGAGCGGGTGGACCGCTGGCTGCAATCCGTAGATGATTCGATTCCGGATCTCGGGGTCATGCTGACCGACTTCTCCAACTCCTTCCGCGCGCTCAACCAGTCCGCACCGGAGTTGATGGGTGTGCTCAGCGAATCGGTGAAGACGGCGCAGACCATCGCCGATCGCCGGACCGAGCTCACCTCGCTGATCTCCGGAACCGCGGTCACCGTGGACAAGGTCAATGCCCTGTTCGCGCGAAACCCCAACGTGGGCAAGGACGTCACCACCGGCACCAGTTCGCTCTTCGGCGCACTGTCGGACAATCCAGATGCCATTCCGCAGGCCATCGCCAATCTGAACACCTCGGTGCGCAGGCTCGCGACCACCTTCCACTGGGGCCCGCAGAAGCAGATGATCTGGAATATGGGGCTGACCTTCACGCCCTATAAGCCGTACACCCGGGACGACTGCCCGCGCTACGGCGAACTGGCCGCCCCGAGCTGCGGTACCGCCCCGCTCGTCTCCGATCCCGGCGCACTGCCGGAGTCCATGCGGCCCAAGGCCCTCGACGCCGCCGCCGGACTGCCGAAACTGCCGCCGCCGGCGGGCTTCCCGATGATTCCGGGTTTGACCGTCGTGGAGCCGACCCCTTCGGACAGCACCACCCCCGCCAATCCCTTCGCGGGCACCCCACTGCAGGGGCTGTTCCCGAATCTCGCGCCGACGGTCCCGGGCGATCAGCCCGCACCGCAGGGTAATCCGCCCGCCGCTCCGGCCGCACAGCAGACGATTCCCTCGGGTGGGACGATCTCCTACCCCGGTGACTCCGCCATTACCGCGCTCCTGGGCCGCCGCCCGTCCGCAGCCGAATACCTGCTGCTGAGCCCGATTCTGAGGGATGGAACCTTGCAAGTGACCGACAGCGAGGCCGGTCGATGAGCATTCGCAAACCGCTGATCGGCTTCGGCATATTCGCGATCGTGTCCGTCCTGGTGACCGCGGTCATCTGGAACACGCTGGCGCGCACCGTGGACGGTTCCACCAACCGCTACACCGCGACCTTCACCGATGTACTCGGCCTGCGCAAGGGCGATGACGTCCGGATGGCCGGTGTGCGCGTCGGCAAGGTCGAGGACATCGAACTGGACAAGGGCAACAAGGCCCTGGTGACCTTCATCGTGCAGCGCGATCAAACGCTGTACGGCGACACCAAGGCGCTGGTGCGCTATCAGAACCTGATCGGCCAGCGCTATATCGCACTGGCGGAACCGGTTCCGGGCAAACCGGTCTCGGGTGTTCACACCGTGCTGAAGAACAACGGGGGTATCCCGGTCGAGCGCACCGAGCCGTCCTTCGACGTCTCCGCGCTGCTCAACGGCTTCCAGCCGCTGTTCCAGGTGCTGCAGCCGGAGCAGGTCAACAACCTCTCCAATACCTTCATCCAGGCATTGCAGGGTGACGGAGTCTCGTTGAGCGCCTTCATCACTCAGGCCGCGCAGCTGGCATCGGACTTCCAGCGCCGCGACGCCATCCTCTCGGATGTGATCACCAATCTCTCCGGTGTCATGTCCGGGCTGGCCAAGCGCGGTGACGAACTGGAAACCCTGGTGACCCAGACCCGTTCGCTGATCGGCGGCCTGTACGCGCAGGGCCAGTCGCTGCAGTCCTCGACCGTACAGATCGCCGACGCCACCTCGGCGCTGGTGAATATGATCGGCCAGATTCAGCCGAAGCTGGTCATGGCACAGAACTCCACCCATGACGCGCTCGCGCTGCTGCTGGCCAACGGCGACAAGCTCGACCAGGCGGCGGTGGATCTGCCCAGCATCCTCACCGATATCGGCAAGTTCACCCAGAACGGCACCTACGCCAACGCGTACGTCTGCAGCCTGGATGTCTCGCTGTACGGAATCCTCTTCCCGCGCGGTCTGTTCTCGCAGATCGGCGGCAACTCCCACTCGGCGGTGTGCCGACCATGATGGCGAAACTCAAGTCCCGCTTCGATTCCAACCGCAATCTGTGGCTCGGTCTGCTCGGCGTGCTGCTCATCGTCGGCCTGCTGGCCGGGTCCACGCTGTACCGGCAGATCGGTATCGGCGAGAAGACCATCAAGGCCGAATTCGTGCAGACCGCGGGCATCAAGACCGGTGACAAGGTCGCGGTCTCCGGTGTCTCGGTCGGCCGGGTCTCCGGCGCCGAACTCGAGGGCGACCATGTGATGGTCTCGCTCTCGGTGAGCGACGATGTGAAGCTCGGCCCGGACGCCAAGGCGTCGATCAAGATGGCGACCCTGCTCGGCGCTCGCTTCGTCGACCTGATTCCGGGTGACGGTTCGGGCCTGAAGAACAATCGAATTCCCAAGTCCAACACCTCGGTTCCCTACAACCTGGCCGATGTGGTGCAGGAGGGCACGCCGAAGTTCGAGGAACTCGACACCAAGAAGCTCGCGGATTCACTCAATCTGATCAATCAACAGATGGGTGACACCCCGCAGCTCACCGTGCAGGCACTGGATTCGGTCGGCGCGCTGGCCAAGACCATGAACGACCGCAAGGACGAGGTCGACCAGCTGCTCAAGGATCTGGACCGGGTCACCCGCATCCTCGGCGACAACCGCAACAGCGTGCTGCTGGTCATCACCCAGGGCGAGGCCATCGCCAATCGAGTGATGGAACGCCAGACCCTGCTGCGTTCGCTGCTGGACAATATCGCCACCCTGAGCAGCCAGTTGCAGCAGATCGGCGCGCAGAACGACAACCAGTTCGGGCCCACGCTGATCCAGCTCAACACCATGGCCGACGGCCTGCAGAAGAACAAGGACAACCTGGATCGGCTGCTGTCGATCATGCCGGTATCGGTGCGTACGTTCAACAACGCCTTCGGCAATGGCAACTACGGCGAGGTCGGACTGCCGTGGCTGTTCCCGGACAACTGGTTGTGCTTCGCCCAAGTGATCGAGGGGTGCCACCAATGAACCCGGCCAAGTACACGCGAATCGCCAAGGCGGCGTTGATCGGTGCGGTCGCGCTCGCGGTCGGCAGTTGTTCGCTGGTGCCGCTCGGGGTGAAGGACGCGGTCGGGCAGACCCAGCACTTCACCGCCGACTTCCTCAATATCGCGGGCATGTTCGAGGGCAACCCGATCACCGTGCTCGGGCTCGATGTCGGCAAGGTCGACAAGATCGTGCCCAAGGGGCAGTACGTCGAGGTGCACATGACGGTGGACGCCGGCGTGGACATTCCGAAGAACGTGCAGGCGGCGCTGATCTCGCCGTCCATCGTGACCGACCGGCATATCGAGCTGACCCCGCGCTACACCGGCGGGGACAAGCTGAAGGACGGTGCGCACCTGACCACCCAGCAGACCAAGACCCCGGTCGAGCTGGACACCATGATCAAGACCATCGACACCTTCGCCGCGGCGCTCAAACCGCAGGACGGGGCGGACGGTCTCGGACCGCTCTCGGGCCGAGTGCTGTATCCGATGATGAACGGCAACGGCGAGAAGATGCGCGATGTGCTCAACTCGCTCTCGGGTGCGCTGAAGGTCGGTGTGGACAATAAGGACGCCGTCTCCACCATCATCATCAAGCTGAACGAATTGACCACCATGCTGGCCGACAACGACCAGTCGGTACGGGACTTCAGCAATCGGATGACCCAGATGTCCGGGCTGCTCGCCGAGCAGGCTCCGGGCCTGCAGGCCACCCTCGATCAGCTGAACTCCTTCCTGGCCAACACCAGTGGCGCGTTCTCGCAGTACTCCGATCAGCTCAACGGCACGCTCACCGGTCTCACCAATGTGACCAACCAGCTGCGCGCCAACTCCGCCGGCGTCGTCGAAATCGTCGACACCGCACCGCTGCTCATGCAGAACCTGGACCGCTCGGTCAACCGCCAGGGTCAGTTCATCCGCCTGCACGCCGTGCTCGGCACCGTACTGTCCGGCGAGATCATCAGCCTGTTCTGCGAACGCATCCAGATGAAGGCGGACGGTTGTCGCACCGGCAAGGTGGAGGACCTCGGCCCCGACCTCGGACTGATGGCGGCAATGTTGGGAATGACGAAATGACCAAGCGAACCCGGCGCAGCGCCGTCGCGGTGGCGGTGGCGGCAGCCACCCTCGCGGTCTCCGGCTGCGGCCTGACCGTCGAGAGCCTGCCGCTGCCCAAACCCGGTGCGGGCGACAAGACCTATACGATCCACGCCGTCTTCGACAATGCGCTGAACCTGCCAGACCAGGCCAAGGTCAAGATCGGCGGCTCCGACGTCGGCGTCGTCACCAAGATCTCGACCAAGAATTTCAAGGCCAATGTCGACCTGGCCATCCGCACCGATATCGAACTGCCCGCGGACAGTACGGCCGAACTGCGGCAGGCCACCCCGCTCGGTGACGTCTTCGTCGCGGTCTCCAAGCCCAAGACCGATCAGGGCGCGCAGCTGCTGAAGAACGGTGACACGCTGAAGAACACCTCGGCGGGCGCCACCGTCGAGGAGCTGCTGCTGTCGATCTCCATGCTGTTCAACGGCGGCGGCATCGCCGCGCTCTCCAAGCTCACCTCCGAGATGGACTCCATCGTCGGCGGCAAGGGCCAGACCCTCTCGCACCTGATCACCGAGATGACCGGTGTCGTAGGCAGTCTCAACAACAACAGCCAGCGGGTGGACGGCGTGCTCGCCGGATTCAGCGCGCTGGCCGACACCATCCAGAACAATCACGATCAGCTCGGCCAGGTCGCGGACAGTCTGCCCGGCATGATCGGCGCCATCGCCGAGAACAACCAGGCGCTGGGCGATCTGCTCACCAAGATCTCCACAACCAGTGCCGCCCTGGGTGATTACGCCAACACCACCTCGGCGGATCTGGCCAGCCTGCTCGACAATGTGCATCAGTTGATGGACGCGCTGGCTCGTACCGAGCCGGACTTCGGTCCCATGCTCGATGCCATGCACGACATCCGGCCGTCGGTGGACGCCTCGTTCAAGGGCAATACCCTCGCCGTCGCCGCCACCCTCAGCATGCTCGATATCGGACTGCTCACCGATCCGGCCAACAGCAAGTTCCCGGATCTGCGTGACCTCAACGACTTCGGCGGCAGCATCATCCAGGTGCTGCAGATCATCTACGGCCGGGTCACGGGGGGCCAGCGATGAGTTGGGTGAAGAACCACAAGAACCTGGTATCGAATTCGGCGCTGGTGCTGATTCTGGTCGTCGGCGCGGCGTATCTGGCGATCAGCGTCATGCGGGTCAATCCGCTGCGCGAAACCTACAAGGTGACAGTCGATCTGGATCGATCCGGCGGTTTGCAGGCCGGTAATGACGTGACCCTGCGCGGCTACCGCATCGGCAAGGTCACCGATATCGCGCTCGCCAGCGGCGGTACCGCCATCGCGGCCACCGTCGAGATCGACAAGAAGTACCACATCCCCAGCGACACAGTGGTTTCGGTGGGCGCGCTCTCCGGCGCGGGTGAACAGTTCCTGGACTTCCGGCCCAATACCGACCAGGCCCCGTTCCTCGGCAACGGTTCGATCGTGCAGTTCGACAAGGACCGGGTGAAGACGCCGACCCCCGTGTGGTCGGTGCTGGACAACTCCAGTGAATTGATCTCGCAGATCGATCCGGACAAGTTCTCCGCCATCCTCACCGAACTCGACACCGCGTTGTCCGGTGGACCGGATCAGCTACGATCGCTCATCAACGGCATCAGCCTGGCAACCACCGGCCTGGACAATCTGCTGCCGCAGACCACGAATCTGATCAAGAACCTGCAGACGATCAATGCCACCACCTCGTTGGCGCAGCCGGATCTGGCTACCCTGACGCGTAATTCGAGTGTGTTGTTCCAGCAGTTCAACGATGCCAATGCCGAACTCCAGAAGATCCTGGAGCAGGCGCCCGCACAATTGCAGGCACTCGGCGCGGTGCTCGACAAGACCGCCGATCCGATGACCAGCCTGGCCAGCAACTTCGCGGCCATCACCAAGGCCGCGCAGCTGCGCGCACCGGCACTGCGCGCCCTGTTCCCGGCACTGGTGGTCGGTACCTCCGCCATGGGTGTGCCCGCGCACGACAACGAGTTCTACACCATCGTCGATATCTGGCCGCGGCCCTTCTGCGACTACGTGACGAAGAAGATCCGTCCCGAAGCCGCCACCGAGGGCACACTCTCCAAGTGGGGCAGCTACTGCACCAACGGACAGGCGGATCAGCAGATTCGCGGTTCGGCCAACGCACCCCGGCCGGATGTTCCGAACAACGGCGCGTACCCGCCCGCGGACGCCGATATGAACGAGCGGACTCTGCCGCCGGTGAAGTGAGCCAGGCATACTCGCTGACGAAGACCCCAGCACGGTGCGCCCGCAGCGCACCGGGAAAGTGATCGATACATGTCGGATGACGCTGCCCAGGACAAGAAAACCGAAGACGACTCGATCGCCGAGGCCGATGTACAGGGCAGCGCCGACATAACGCCACCGGCCACCCCGGAGGCGGAGCCGGTCGACGCGGCGGCTGCCGAACCGGCCGCCGCCGTCGAGAAGCCGGACCTGACAAAGGGAACCGACGCGCCCGCTCCCGCTGCCGCCGAGGCGAAGCCCGCGGCCGCCGCGTCAGGTGCCGCCGAGGGCAAGTCGTCCACGCTGAAGTCCGCGTCGCTACCGCTGATCGCCGCCTTCGCGGCGGGCGTCCTGCTGGTCGCCGCCATCGGCGCGGTGGTGTTCTTCTGGCTGCAGTCCGATAAGCGCGAGAACGAGCTCGCCGACCGCGACGACGCCACCAAGGCCGCCTGCGATTTCGTCAAGACCGTCTCGGTCTACGACGAGAAGAGCCTGGGCGACTATGTCCAGCGCGTGCAGGCGTCCACCACCGGTGAGTTCCGTCAGATGTTCGACACCATGTCCGGCGATCTCAAGGACGTGCTCACCAGCGTGCACGCCTCGTCCAAGCTGAATACGGTGCGCTGCGGCTGGGAATCCGGTGACGACTCCAAGGCCACCGTCCTGGTCAGTCTCACCCAGACCTCCAGCAACACCATGCGCGCCCAGCCCCTGGTGCTGACCCTGCCCACCTTCGCCGAACTCGAGAAGAAGGACGGCAAGTGGCTGGTCTCCAAGTTCGAGCCCATCGCCGACAACGGCAATAACGGTCTCTTCCCCGGCGGCGGCACCCCCAACCCCTCCACCCAGCCCGCCCCCACCACCCCGGGAGCCCCCGCTCCCGCCCCGGCCCCGGGCAACTAACCGGACCAACACAAAAGCCCGCCCTTAGTGGGCGGGCTTTTCTGCTATCCGGGGTTGAGGTAACGACCCAACACCGGCGTCAGCGCCCTGTTTGCCGGGGTGGTGCGAAGCGCCGAGACCCAGGTCAGTGGTTGCGTGGGGTGGTGCGAAGCGCCGAGACCCAGGTCAGTGGTTGCGTGGGGTGGTGCGAAGCGCCGAGACCCAGGTCAGTGGTTGCGTGGGGTGGTGCGAAGCGCCGAGACCCAGGTCAGTGGTTGCGTGGGGTGGTGCGAAGCGCCGAGACCCAGGTCAGTGGTTGCGCGAGGTGGT is a genomic window containing:
- a CDS encoding MlaD family protein, which codes for MTKRTRRSAVAVAVAAATLAVSGCGLTVESLPLPKPGAGDKTYTIHAVFDNALNLPDQAKVKIGGSDVGVVTKISTKNFKANVDLAIRTDIELPADSTAELRQATPLGDVFVAVSKPKTDQGAQLLKNGDTLKNTSAGATVEELLLSISMLFNGGGIAALSKLTSEMDSIVGGKGQTLSHLITEMTGVVGSLNNNSQRVDGVLAGFSALADTIQNNHDQLGQVADSLPGMIGAIAENNQALGDLLTKISTTSAALGDYANTTSADLASLLDNVHQLMDALARTEPDFGPMLDAMHDIRPSVDASFKGNTLAVAATLSMLDIGLLTDPANSKFPDLRDLNDFGGSIIQVLQIIYGRVTGGQR
- a CDS encoding MCE family protein, whose translation is MAKLKSRFDSNRNLWLGLLGVLLIVGLLAGSTLYRQIGIGEKTIKAEFVQTAGIKTGDKVAVSGVSVGRVSGAELEGDHVMVSLSVSDDVKLGPDAKASIKMATLLGARFVDLIPGDGSGLKNNRIPKSNTSVPYNLADVVQEGTPKFEELDTKKLADSLNLINQQMGDTPQLTVQALDSVGALAKTMNDRKDEVDQLLKDLDRVTRILGDNRNSVLLVITQGEAIANRVMERQTLLRSLLDNIATLSSQLQQIGAQNDNQFGPTLIQLNTMADGLQKNKDNLDRLLSIMPVSVRTFNNAFGNGNYGEVGLPWLFPDNWLCFAQVIEGCHQ
- a CDS encoding MlaD family protein; protein product: MNPAKYTRIAKAALIGAVALAVGSCSLVPLGVKDAVGQTQHFTADFLNIAGMFEGNPITVLGLDVGKVDKIVPKGQYVEVHMTVDAGVDIPKNVQAALISPSIVTDRHIELTPRYTGGDKLKDGAHLTTQQTKTPVELDTMIKTIDTFAAALKPQDGADGLGPLSGRVLYPMMNGNGEKMRDVLNSLSGALKVGVDNKDAVSTIIIKLNELTTMLADNDQSVRDFSNRMTQMSGLLAEQAPGLQATLDQLNSFLANTSGAFSQYSDQLNGTLTGLTNVTNQLRANSAGVVEIVDTAPLLMQNLDRSVNRQGQFIRLHAVLGTVLSGEIISLFCERIQMKADGCRTGKVEDLGPDLGLMAAMLGMTK
- a CDS encoding MlaD family protein, yielding MSWVKNHKNLVSNSALVLILVVGAAYLAISVMRVNPLRETYKVTVDLDRSGGLQAGNDVTLRGYRIGKVTDIALASGGTAIAATVEIDKKYHIPSDTVVSVGALSGAGEQFLDFRPNTDQAPFLGNGSIVQFDKDRVKTPTPVWSVLDNSSELISQIDPDKFSAILTELDTALSGGPDQLRSLINGISLATTGLDNLLPQTTNLIKNLQTINATTSLAQPDLATLTRNSSVLFQQFNDANAELQKILEQAPAQLQALGAVLDKTADPMTSLASNFAAITKAAQLRAPALRALFPALVVGTSAMGVPAHDNEFYTIVDIWPRPFCDYVTKKIRPEAATEGTLSKWGSYCTNGQADQQIRGSANAPRPDVPNNGAYPPADADMNERTLPPVK